CATATAAGCTAACGTAGAAGAAAGCCCGGTAAAAATCATCGTGAAAAGTGAGGTACCCACAGCAGTCTGAGGAGAAATATAACCAAATGCAGATAGAGTGCCTAAAAAGAGTAAAGATGGAACAATGACGATACCTCCGCCTAATCCAATTAAGCTCCCTAAGGAACTACCTGCAATTCCTATTAATATTAATACAATCCATTCCATCATCTTCTCCTTTATTTAGGCTCTGTTAAAACTGAATGTTGATTTGACTGTGTTTGGAAATAAGCGGAGTTTTTCCGTTTATTTTAGGAAATACAATTAATTCCTTAAAAATAAGCGGAGTTTTTTCGCTTATTGTATCCAAATCCTTGGATTTTGTCTTATTTAAAGTAGGTAACCGGAATATCTCCGCATATATCTGCTTCCTACGCTTCCTCTATATACAATAGCCGGAAATTATCCGCCTATGAATTCTCAACCCTACACGAAAATCAACAGTGAATAATAACAGAGCCTTAATTTAAAATAAATCCAGTTGTCTAGGAGCAAGGTCCTCATATTTTAAATCTAAAAGGGTAATCATTTCTTTCGCGTTATCTGCCGCATCTCCTCCGGAATTGTTGTTAAAAAGAACATAGACGTTTTGGGATTCCTTGGATAATCTCCTGATTATGTCTGCCCATTCTTGAAGTTCTTGTTGATTGTAGCGATAGAGATACCTGACTTCACGCCAATCCGTATCTTGACGTTTTTGCCAGCCATGGACGTTTCGTCCGTGAAATCGAATGAGGAGTTTTTCTGGATCGATAGCCTCTAGTATCGCTGGTATGGAACCCTCACCTGATTGCGGTTCATCACAAATACTATGTATCCACTTTTCCTCTTTCATAAAATCAAGCGTATGCTGGCGAAACCGAGGTGTAAACCAAGACTGGTGCCTGAACTCAAGCGCACAGGGTATATCTCCCATTTGCGCTTTACACCATCTTAAATATTCAACATTTT
This Neobacillus sp. YX16 DNA region includes the following protein-coding sequences:
- a CDS encoding DUF72 domain-containing protein; its protein translation is MIYIGVTGWGDHDSLYPDQTPPRDKLKEYAGHFPTVEVDAAFYAIQPKRNAAKWVNDTPASFQFIVKAYQGMTGHQRGEIPFATNKEMFQAFKESLEPYIEENKLAMVLFQFPPWFDCKRENVEYLRWCKAQMGDIPCALEFRHQSWFTPRFRQHTLDFMKEEKWIHSICDEPQSGEGSIPAILEAIDPEKLLIRFHGRNVHGWQKRQDTDWREVRYLYRYNQQELQEWADIIRRLSKESQNVYVLFNNNSGGDAADNAKEMITLLDLKYEDLAPRQLDLF